The following proteins come from a genomic window of Chloracidobacterium sp.:
- a CDS encoding acetyl-CoA carboxylase biotin carboxyl carrier protein subunit, with product MKLSATVGNESIQVEVRREGERVFARVDDREYELEVSAPETNVYLMRHAGRVHEFFVAPNTQGIEVSRVSSGTATFEVSITDPKRLRGSAIAGASTDGVAELRTAMPGKVVRIIMDVGANVDSGDAVMVVEAMKMQNDLKAPRPGVIKEIRVVEGQTVSAGDVLAVIG from the coding sequence ATGAAGCTAAGTGCAACGGTCGGCAATGAATCGATTCAGGTCGAAGTGCGACGTGAGGGTGAGCGTGTTTTTGCTCGTGTTGACGACCGCGAATACGAACTCGAGGTGTCGGCGCCAGAGACGAATGTTTATTTGATGAGACACGCGGGACGCGTTCATGAATTTTTCGTTGCACCGAACACGCAGGGCATTGAAGTGTCCAGGGTCTCATCAGGTACAGCGACTTTTGAAGTCTCGATAACTGACCCGAAACGGCTTCGCGGATCGGCGATCGCAGGGGCGAGTACCGACGGCGTGGCGGAGCTTAGAACGGCGATGCCTGGAAAGGTTGTCCGGATCATCATGGATGTCGGGGCTAATGTTGATAGCGGTGATGCGGTGATGGTCGTAGAAGCGATGAAAATGCAGAACGATCTAAAGGCACCTAGGCCAGGAGTGATCAAAGAGATCCGGGTAGTTGAAGGACAAACAGTTTCGGCCGGCGATGTACTCGCGGTGATCGGATAA
- a CDS encoding ion transporter, with protein sequence MLNSFVPKEFKEPAESGWRQRVYEVVFEAETRPGKLFDISLIVLILLSVAAVFLESVRSVREVYGPELYAAEWAFTVLFTIEYVLRLVSVRRPWRYVFSFYGLVDLLAILPTYLSLVFPGTQYLLSIRILRLLRIFRILKLSSYISESRVIITALQGSKRKISVFLVAILTIVTVVGSLMYVVEGEENGFTDIPTSVYWAIVTLTTVGYGDLSPKTGLGKFLASCVMIMGYGIIAVPTGIVTGELIKAAKSASTHVCPECHAEPHDIDAIHCKYCGAKL encoded by the coding sequence TTGTTAAATAGCTTCGTGCCAAAGGAATTCAAAGAACCGGCTGAGTCCGGCTGGCGTCAAAGGGTCTACGAGGTTGTTTTCGAAGCGGAGACAAGGCCGGGAAAGCTTTTTGATATTTCGCTTATCGTTCTGATCCTGTTGAGCGTTGCAGCCGTTTTTCTCGAAAGCGTTCGCTCGGTAAGGGAAGTCTACGGACCGGAACTGTATGCGGCCGAATGGGCCTTTACCGTTCTTTTTACGATCGAGTATGTTCTTAGGCTCGTCTCGGTCCGGCGGCCATGGCGGTACGTTTTCAGTTTTTATGGGCTGGTCGACCTGCTCGCGATTTTGCCGACATACCTCAGCCTGGTGTTTCCCGGCACACAGTATTTGCTGTCTATTCGGATACTGAGGCTTTTGCGTATTTTCCGCATTCTGAAACTCTCGTCTTATATCTCAGAAAGCCGTGTCATCATCACAGCGTTACAGGGCAGTAAACGTAAGATCAGCGTGTTTCTCGTCGCGATACTCACGATCGTGACCGTTGTTGGATCTTTGATGTACGTCGTAGAAGGCGAAGAAAACGGCTTTACAGATATTCCGACCAGCGTCTATTGGGCTATCGTAACTTTGACGACAGTCGGGTACGGCGACCTTTCGCCGAAGACGGGGTTAGGCAAGTTTCTGGCATCTTGTGTGATGATAATGGGGTACGGGATCATTGCTGTACCAACGGGCATCGTAACGGGTGAATTGATCAAGGCTGCGAAGTCGGCGTCGACGCACGTCTGTCCGGAATGTCACGCCGAGCCACACGACATCGATGCGATCCACTGCAAATACTGCGGAGCAAAGCTCTGA
- the aroF gene encoding 3-deoxy-7-phosphoheptulonate synthase, with the protein MLDTWSSRESVSADNQQETGIDSSSHRADRKAVVWVKEVAIGGDEAVVIAGPCSVESQEQIMATARAVRRSGAKMLRGGAFKPRTSPHDFQGLGIRGLELLREAGDAVGMPVVTEVMSEDDISVVAKFADMIQVGARNMQNFALLRKLSKLSTPILLKRGPAATVKEWLAAAEYLLHGGNEQVVLCERGIRSFDSSLRNTLDIAAVALVKELSHLPVIVDPSHATGRRSIIGVCAKAAIAVGADGVIVEVHPKPENAMSDGEQSLTFDDFDELMEGLRKPIRRIASDSAPNI; encoded by the coding sequence ATGTTGGATACATGGAGTTCGAGGGAAAGCGTTTCAGCGGATAACCAACAGGAAACGGGAATCGATTCATCGTCGCACCGTGCCGATCGGAAGGCCGTCGTTTGGGTGAAAGAGGTGGCGATCGGCGGTGATGAAGCGGTCGTTATTGCGGGCCCCTGTTCGGTCGAAAGTCAGGAACAGATAATGGCGACCGCTCGCGCAGTCAGGCGTTCGGGCGCGAAAATGCTCCGAGGCGGGGCATTCAAACCGAGGACATCACCACATGATTTCCAGGGACTCGGTATACGAGGCCTCGAACTGCTTCGCGAAGCCGGGGACGCCGTCGGTATGCCGGTCGTGACCGAGGTGATGAGCGAGGACGACATTTCGGTCGTTGCTAAGTTTGCCGATATGATCCAGGTCGGGGCGCGAAATATGCAAAACTTCGCACTGTTACGTAAACTCTCAAAGCTAAGCACGCCGATCTTGCTAAAACGCGGGCCCGCAGCTACGGTCAAGGAATGGCTGGCAGCTGCTGAGTATCTGCTCCACGGTGGAAATGAGCAAGTCGTTCTATGTGAACGCGGGATCAGGAGCTTTGATAGCAGCCTCCGGAACACGTTGGATATTGCGGCGGTAGCGTTGGTAAAGGAACTTTCGCATTTGCCGGTGATCGTGGATCCGTCGCACGCCACAGGCAGACGAAGCATCATCGGCGTATGCGCGAAAGCGGCGATCGCTGTCGGAGCTGACGGTGTCATTGTCGAAGTGCATCCCAAACCTGAAAATGCAATGTCGGACGGCGAGCAGTCGTTAACCTTCGATGACTTTGACGAACTGATGGAGGGTCTGCGTAAGCCGATCCGCCGTATCGCCAGCGATTCCGCACCGAACATTTGA
- a CDS encoding chorismate mutase — protein sequence MKLHECRDAIDSIDVQLLGLLNRRAAIVKEIGLLKRQAGIPVADHQREIYVTQRIIEQNPGDLCDEAAIRIFRVILEESRTIQRDIFAATKIAEAA from the coding sequence ATGAAACTACATGAATGCCGTGATGCGATCGACAGTATCGACGTTCAGTTGCTTGGCCTTTTGAACCGCCGGGCTGCGATAGTCAAAGAGATCGGGTTGCTAAAGCGTCAAGCCGGGATACCGGTTGCCGATCATCAACGCGAGATTTACGTAACGCAACGCATAATCGAACAAAACCCGGGCGATCTTTGCGACGAGGCTGCGATCAGGATCTTTCGCGTAATTCTCGAAGAATCCCGAACGATTCAACGAGACATCTTTGCCGCGACGAAGATTGCAGAGGCCGCATGA
- the argH gene encoding argininosuccinate lyase — protein MNEKFPAKGYKDNVLSDCFADAKKYFLDAYYRVDLAHAVMLGEQKIISSDELREILKALLKLDFQAIRAREYDGTFEDVFYLLQQELAKNCDKDTAGKLHTARSRNDIDVTIYRLRLREDCLILLRSAMDLRKVFLDLAAEHHESLMPAYTHTQPAQPTTLAHYLLAMAENLGRDIVRLQRAFENMNRCPLGSGAITTSGFPIDRHRVAQLLGFSEPTVNSYGSIASVDYFIETLGGVNTMLVNIGKFAQEFMLMAMVEFNAIRLPDGYVQGSSIMPQKRNPVALEHIRAIGSKALGQSMGVITAVHNTPFGDINDVEDDLQPLIYSAIRDANRSVSLFAHTLRSATFNLESLRKRSAENFIAVTELADTIVRTENLPFSVSHDIVGRSVRAAIEAGTGVTYEIMQEAADAVLGHDLSLTEDELTAAISPENFVNIRTIYGGPAPSETRRALGVERENETRDDAWFNATRKTIEDAAAELDRLIKQITE, from the coding sequence ATGAACGAAAAATTTCCTGCCAAGGGTTACAAGGACAACGTACTTTCTGACTGCTTTGCTGACGCCAAAAAGTATTTTCTTGACGCATATTATCGCGTCGATCTTGCTCATGCGGTCATGCTCGGCGAGCAGAAGATCATATCGTCGGACGAGCTTCGCGAGATCCTGAAAGCACTCCTCAAGCTCGATTTTCAAGCTATCCGGGCGAGAGAATATGACGGCACGTTTGAGGATGTTTTCTACCTCCTTCAGCAGGAACTTGCAAAAAACTGCGACAAAGACACGGCAGGGAAACTGCATACCGCCCGCAGCCGCAACGATATCGATGTCACGATCTATCGGCTTCGTTTGCGTGAGGATTGTCTGATCCTCTTAAGGTCAGCGATGGATCTCCGCAAGGTGTTTCTCGACCTTGCGGCCGAACATCATGAATCGCTGATGCCCGCATACACCCATACCCAGCCTGCTCAACCGACGACTCTCGCTCACTATCTGCTCGCGATGGCCGAGAATCTGGGCCGCGACATCGTAAGGCTACAGCGGGCATTCGAGAATATGAACCGGTGCCCGCTTGGTTCCGGAGCAATAACGACATCGGGCTTTCCGATCGATCGACACCGTGTTGCCCAGCTGCTCGGATTCTCAGAGCCAACCGTGAATTCGTACGGCTCGATCGCGTCGGTCGATTATTTCATCGAAACGCTGGGCGGCGTGAATACGATGCTTGTCAACATCGGCAAATTCGCACAGGAATTCATGCTCATGGCGATGGTCGAGTTCAACGCGATCCGGCTCCCGGATGGCTACGTGCAGGGATCATCGATAATGCCGCAAAAGCGTAATCCCGTTGCTCTCGAGCATATTCGGGCGATCGGGAGCAAGGCGCTCGGTCAATCGATGGGTGTGATCACCGCCGTTCACAATACTCCTTTTGGTGACATAAATGATGTTGAGGACGACCTTCAGCCGCTGATCTATTCGGCCATCCGCGACGCAAATCGTTCAGTGAGTTTGTTCGCTCACACGTTAAGGTCCGCAACATTTAATCTCGAGAGTTTGCGAAAGCGCTCGGCTGAGAATTTCATTGCTGTCACGGAACTGGCCGATACGATCGTCAGAACAGAGAATCTCCCCTTTAGCGTGTCGCACGACATCGTCGGAAGATCGGTACGAGCGGCGATCGAAGCAGGGACGGGCGTCACTTACGAGATCATGCAAGAAGCTGCGGACGCGGTGCTCGGACACGACTTGTCGCTTACTGAAGACGAGCTGACAGCAGCCATCTCGCCGGAGAATTTCGTTAACATTAGAACGATCTACGGCGGCCCGGCTCCATCCGAAACCCGACGGGCGCTTGGAGTCGAACGCGAGAATGAGACGCGTGATGACGCCTGGTTCAATGCGACCCGGAAGACGATAGAGGATGCGGCGGCCGAGCTTGATCGATTGATCAAACAAATAACCGAATGA
- a CDS encoding PIG-L family deacetylase, producing the protein MKCLQTKGAQILIIMCNVFRLFRVIHTTLASVVTVCVLAVSLSLALAVDANGQVRPIYDLGAAGLGQKLRRLQTTASAMHTAAHPDDEDSGLLAYLARKESARTAYLSLNRGDGGQNVVGEELFEGLGIIRTEELLQARRLDGGDQFFTRTMDYGFSKSRDEAARQWGERLVLGDMVRAIRLYRPLVVISRFSGTTADGHGQHQLAGHLSPLAFKAAGDPNEFPEHFREGLEPWRPLKFYRSQGFVADPNSPPTLVLNTGDFDHLIGRSYFEIAMEGRSQHKSQEMGVLELRGRQSSGMRLIESNVPLVEKETSVFDGIDTSIKGIAKLTNNSEERFLAQLAELQTTAELALSSYDVYQPEKLLPILARGLKQARDAELSTRNPASKAMLRQKQKEFADALKMAAGVVVDALSNLEKINPGGTAEIGVRVFAPEGSAIVVKKTEVKAPAGFTVASIEEPKLPPSTSFRPRNETAFNASFFRVSVPNNAVPTQPYWMQSDRKGASFDWENAGEAKSYPFARPLLIANAVIEIGGQEVEISREVQYRYADDIRGEIRRSVNVVPKVTIGLESDLLIAPVSVEARTYKVVTTVTNNSPAAVSGSAGLDVPSTWTVTPNRTDFNLARNGDKTAFTFQVTIPAKYRVGSYKIMANATVGDLRHSQTMQEIAYPHIQTHRVFRPAAITAHVLDLKVDALKVGYIMGSGDKVPEALRRIGTDVTMLSEKDLSTGDLSQFDTIVVGIRASQTRPDFVANNGRILEFARNGGTLIVQYQQHEYVQNNLQPFPASMTGVTRGNQRISNMRVTDENAKVNILVPDHPVFNYPNKIVDSDWDNWVQERNLYCFTEFDSRYTPLLESHDEGEDEGKGGMLYARLGKGHYIYTSYSWFRQLPAGTPGAYRMFANMISLPKANFKTDQ; encoded by the coding sequence ATGAAGTGCCTGCAAACTAAGGGTGCTCAGATACTGATCATTATGTGCAATGTTTTTCGATTGTTTCGGGTGATACATACAACGCTCGCTAGCGTTGTGACAGTTTGTGTTTTGGCGGTTTCGTTATCACTTGCTTTGGCCGTTGATGCAAATGGACAGGTTCGTCCGATCTACGACCTGGGCGCGGCCGGCCTCGGGCAGAAGCTTCGACGGCTGCAAACGACCGCCAGCGCTATGCATACCGCGGCGCATCCGGATGACGAAGATTCGGGCTTGCTCGCTTACCTTGCAAGAAAGGAATCAGCCCGAACGGCCTACCTTTCATTAAACCGGGGCGACGGTGGTCAAAACGTCGTCGGCGAGGAACTATTTGAGGGGCTTGGAATCATTCGGACAGAAGAATTGCTTCAGGCAAGACGGCTCGATGGCGGCGATCAATTCTTCACGCGAACGATGGATTACGGTTTTTCGAAATCGCGTGACGAGGCAGCGAGACAATGGGGCGAAAGGCTTGTCCTCGGAGATATGGTCAGGGCTATCCGCCTCTATCGTCCGCTTGTCGTTATCTCGCGTTTTTCTGGTACGACCGCTGACGGGCACGGACAGCACCAACTCGCGGGCCATTTGTCGCCGCTTGCATTCAAGGCCGCGGGTGATCCGAACGAGTTTCCCGAACATTTTCGCGAAGGCCTCGAACCATGGAGACCTTTGAAGTTCTATCGGTCACAAGGATTCGTTGCGGACCCCAACAGCCCGCCGACACTTGTTCTCAATACCGGTGATTTTGACCATCTGATCGGGCGGTCGTACTTCGAGATCGCGATGGAGGGCCGAAGCCAGCACAAATCGCAGGAAATGGGCGTGCTGGAACTACGCGGACGGCAATCGTCAGGTATGCGGCTGATCGAATCGAATGTTCCGCTGGTCGAAAAGGAAACGAGCGTATTTGACGGAATCGATACCTCGATAAAGGGGATCGCAAAGCTCACGAACAACTCCGAAGAAAGATTTTTGGCCCAACTTGCAGAACTGCAGACCACCGCCGAATTAGCTCTATCAAGCTATGATGTCTACCAACCCGAAAAGCTATTACCTATCCTGGCAAGAGGATTGAAGCAGGCCAGGGATGCGGAGCTTTCAACCCGCAATCCCGCTTCAAAGGCGATGCTGCGGCAGAAACAGAAAGAGTTTGCCGATGCACTCAAAATGGCGGCAGGCGTGGTCGTTGATGCGTTGTCTAATTTGGAAAAGATCAATCCGGGCGGTACAGCCGAGATCGGGGTCAGGGTGTTCGCTCCGGAGGGCTCTGCGATCGTAGTCAAGAAGACGGAAGTGAAGGCACCTGCGGGATTCACCGTTGCCAGTATCGAAGAACCAAAACTTCCGCCCTCGACGAGCTTTCGGCCGAGAAACGAGACTGCCTTTAACGCTTCGTTCTTTAGGGTAAGCGTACCGAATAACGCCGTCCCAACTCAGCCGTACTGGATGCAGTCCGACCGCAAAGGAGCAAGTTTCGATTGGGAGAATGCCGGAGAGGCAAAGAGCTATCCGTTCGCGCGACCCCTTCTCATCGCAAACGCAGTTATTGAGATCGGCGGGCAAGAGGTCGAGATAAGCCGTGAGGTGCAGTACCGATATGCGGATGATATCAGAGGCGAGATCAGACGATCTGTAAACGTCGTTCCCAAAGTCACCATCGGACTAGAGTCAGACCTGTTGATCGCTCCGGTATCTGTGGAAGCCCGGACCTACAAGGTCGTCACTACAGTAACGAATAATTCACCTGCGGCGGTCTCTGGTTCGGCCGGGTTGGATGTACCCTCGACATGGACGGTCACGCCGAACCGAACTGATTTCAACCTTGCCAGAAACGGCGACAAAACGGCATTCACGTTTCAGGTTACGATCCCTGCGAAATATCGCGTCGGATCGTACAAGATAATGGCGAATGCCACGGTGGGTGATCTCAGGCATTCGCAAACGATGCAGGAGATCGCATATCCGCATATTCAGACTCATCGCGTTTTCCGTCCGGCGGCTATCACTGCACATGTTCTCGATCTGAAGGTCGACGCACTGAAGGTCGGATATATCATGGGCAGCGGCGATAAGGTCCCTGAAGCTCTTCGCCGGATCGGGACCGACGTGACGATGCTCAGCGAAAAAGACCTTTCGACCGGTGATCTATCGCAATTCGACACGATAGTCGTTGGGATCCGGGCGTCACAGACCCGGCCCGACTTTGTTGCGAATAATGGCAGGATACTGGAATTTGCCAGGAACGGCGGCACGCTGATCGTTCAGTACCAGCAGCACGAATACGTTCAGAATAATCTGCAGCCGTTCCCGGCAAGTATGACCGGCGTGACTCGCGGCAATCAGCGCATTTCGAACATGCGTGTGACCGATGAGAACGCAAAGGTCAATATACTCGTTCCCGACCACCCTGTTTTCAACTATCCGAACAAGATCGTCGACAGCGATTGGGACAATTGGGTTCAGGAGCGGAACCTCTATTGCTTTACCGAATTTGACAGCCGCTACACGCCTTTGCTTGAGTCGCACGACGAAGGTGAAGATGAAGGAAAGGGCGGAATGCTGTACGCCCGACTCGGCAAAGGGCACTACATTTATACTTCGTACTCCTGGTTCAGACAGCTGCCAGCCGGTACACCGGGTGCTTACCGGATGTTCGCAAACATGATCAGCCTGCCGAAAGCGAATTTCAAAACCGACCAATGA
- a CDS encoding sodium:solute symporter — MKFLDWAIVVGYLVYVIWDGIRMTKNSGNVEGYFLASRSLPWWAVGLSVMATQLSAITLVGTTGQAYSDGMRFLQFYYGLPLAMVILCVTAVPFFYRAKVYTAYEYLERRFDAKTRSLTSFFFLLSRGLGVGVIIAAPSVILSIVLGWSEIATIFLIGLSTTIYTMVGGVQAVTWTDVKQMVIIFVGLFVVLMVIVSQFPPSVSLIDGLYLAGSVGKLETVNTSFDLTEKYTIWSGVIAALFLFLSYFGCDQSQVQRFLTAKSVSEGRTSLLMSAFLKIPMQFMILLIGVLVFVFYQFATPPMIFNSVEEAKVEKTVEYQQIRGQYEEVHAKRESAALAFVESQNDQTRQNYVAADRMFNETRKKAVDHVKEATGNKTFNDVNYVFPVFVVQNMPMGVIGLIIAAIFAAAMSSISAELNALATATTIDFYRRHFKPNALDGHYVAFGRIATLVWGIFACIVAIYATNLGSLIEVVNKFGSFFYGSLLGVFVLAIAVKRARARGAFFGLLFGVASVWIASSYTKIEFLWFNVVGCLVTVLAGYLISLTVTDEPGYEVPAN; from the coding sequence ATGAAGTTTCTCGATTGGGCGATCGTTGTCGGATATCTCGTTTACGTCATTTGGGATGGGATCCGAATGACGAAGAACAGCGGGAACGTCGAAGGCTATTTCCTCGCCAGCCGGAGCCTGCCCTGGTGGGCGGTCGGCCTTTCGGTCATGGCCACGCAACTGTCGGCCATCACCCTCGTCGGTACAACCGGGCAGGCCTATTCCGACGGCATGCGGTTCCTTCAGTTCTACTACGGACTTCCGCTGGCGATGGTGATCCTTTGTGTGACGGCGGTTCCTTTCTTTTACCGTGCGAAGGTCTATACGGCTTACGAATATCTTGAACGCCGCTTCGATGCAAAAACGCGGAGTTTGACGAGTTTCTTTTTCCTTCTATCACGCGGGCTTGGCGTCGGCGTGATCATTGCAGCACCGTCGGTCATACTTTCGATAGTGCTCGGATGGAGCGAGATCGCAACGATATTTCTTATCGGCCTTTCGACCACGATCTACACAATGGTTGGCGGTGTTCAGGCGGTGACCTGGACCGACGTCAAACAAATGGTGATCATATTTGTTGGGTTGTTCGTTGTACTAATGGTCATTGTTTCCCAGTTTCCCCCGAGCGTTTCCCTTATCGACGGTCTTTATCTTGCGGGATCGGTCGGCAAACTTGAGACGGTCAACACGAGCTTCGACCTCACAGAAAAATATACGATCTGGTCCGGTGTAATAGCGGCACTTTTCTTGTTTCTGTCATACTTCGGCTGCGACCAGAGCCAGGTGCAGCGGTTCCTTACCGCTAAATCGGTGAGCGAAGGCAGGACCTCGCTTTTGATGAGCGCCTTTCTTAAGATACCGATGCAGTTCATGATCCTGCTTATCGGTGTGCTTGTTTTCGTCTTTTACCAGTTTGCAACTCCACCGATGATCTTCAATTCCGTCGAAGAGGCGAAGGTCGAGAAGACTGTCGAGTACCAGCAGATCCGCGGACAGTATGAGGAAGTTCACGCAAAGCGTGAGTCAGCGGCCTTGGCGTTCGTCGAGTCCCAGAATGACCAGACGCGTCAGAATTACGTCGCGGCAGATCGGATGTTCAATGAAACCCGGAAAAAAGCGGTCGATCACGTAAAGGAAGCTACGGGTAACAAGACCTTTAACGACGTAAACTATGTGTTTCCCGTATTCGTTGTTCAGAACATGCCGATGGGCGTGATCGGGCTCATAATCGCCGCGATATTTGCCGCCGCGATGTCATCGATCTCCGCAGAGTTAAATGCTCTTGCGACCGCGACGACGATCGATTTTTATCGCAGGCATTTTAAGCCGAACGCGTTGGACGGCCACTATGTTGCGTTCGGCCGAATCGCGACGCTTGTCTGGGGCATCTTCGCGTGTATCGTGGCGATCTATGCCACCAATCTCGGTTCGCTTATTGAGGTAGTTAACAAATTCGGCTCGTTCTTTTACGGTTCGCTTTTGGGTGTTTTCGTATTGGCGATAGCGGTCAAACGAGCAAGGGCACGCGGAGCGTTTTTTGGGTTACTGTTCGGCGTGGCCTCGGTCTGGATCGCAAGCAGCTATACAAAGATCGAATTTCTATGGTTCAACGTCGTGGGTTGTCTGGTAACCGTCCTGGCCGGCTATTTGATCAGCCTTACCGTAACGGATGAGCCTGGCTATGAAGTGCCTGCAAACTAA